A region of Pseudomonas putida DNA encodes the following proteins:
- a CDS encoding ABC transporter ATP-binding protein, with amino-acid sequence MAQATPALEIRNLHKRYGEQEILKGISLTARDGDVISILGSSGSGKSTLLRCINLLENPHQGEILVAGESLKLKAAKNGDLIAADNRQINRLRSEIGFVFQNFNLWPHMSILDNIIEAPRRVLGQSKAEAIEAAEALLKKVGIYDKRHSYPAQLSGGQQQRAAIARTLAMKPKVILFDEPTSALDPEMVQEVLNVIRALAEEGRTMLLVTHEMNFARQVSSEVVFLHQGLVEEQGSPQQVFENPTSARCKQFMSSHR; translated from the coding sequence ATGGCCCAGGCCACGCCCGCGCTGGAAATTCGCAATCTGCACAAACGCTACGGCGAGCAGGAAATTCTCAAGGGCATTTCGCTGACCGCACGCGATGGTGACGTGATCTCCATCCTGGGGTCGTCCGGTTCCGGCAAGTCCACCTTGCTGCGCTGCATCAACCTGTTGGAGAACCCGCACCAGGGCGAAATCCTGGTCGCCGGTGAATCCCTCAAGCTCAAGGCCGCCAAAAACGGTGACCTGATCGCCGCCGACAACCGCCAGATCAATCGCCTGCGCAGCGAGATCGGCTTCGTCTTCCAGAACTTCAACCTGTGGCCGCACATGTCGATCCTCGACAACATCATCGAGGCGCCGCGCCGCGTGCTTGGCCAAAGCAAGGCTGAAGCCATCGAGGCCGCCGAAGCACTGCTGAAAAAGGTCGGCATCTACGACAAGCGCCACAGCTACCCCGCCCAGCTTTCCGGTGGCCAGCAGCAGCGCGCCGCCATTGCCCGTACCCTGGCCATGAAGCCCAAAGTCATCCTGTTCGACGAGCCGACCTCGGCGCTCGATCCGGAAATGGTCCAGGAAGTGCTAAACGTTATCCGCGCATTGGCCGAAGAAGGCCGTACCATGCTGCTGGTGACGCACGAGATGAACTTTGCCCGCCAGGTGTCCAGTGAAGTGGTTTTCCTGCACCAGGGCCTGGTTGAAGAGCAAGGATCGCCGCAACAGGTCTTCGAGAACCCGACCTCGGCGCGTTGCAAGCAATTCATGTCCAGCCACCGCTAA
- a CDS encoding ABC transporter permease, producing MNWEVIIKWLPRLAQGATLTLELVAIAVVAGLILAIPLGIARSSRHWYVRAVPFSYIFFFRGTPLLVQLFLVYYGLAQFDAVRSSSLWPYLRDPFWCTVLTMTLHTAAYIAEILRGALQSIPKGEIEAARALGMSRGKTLFYIMLPRAARIGLPAYSNEVILMLKASALASTVTLLELTGMARTIIARTYLPVEIFFAAGLFYLAISFVLVQGFKLLERWLRVDACQGR from the coding sequence ATGAACTGGGAAGTCATCATCAAATGGCTGCCACGCCTGGCCCAGGGCGCGACCCTGACCCTTGAGCTGGTGGCCATCGCGGTGGTTGCCGGGCTCATCCTGGCCATCCCACTGGGCATCGCCCGTTCGTCGCGCCACTGGTACGTGCGCGCCGTGCCGTTCAGCTACATCTTCTTCTTCCGCGGTACGCCGCTGCTGGTGCAGCTGTTCCTGGTCTATTACGGGCTGGCCCAGTTCGACGCCGTGCGCAGCAGTTCGTTGTGGCCTTACCTGCGCGATCCGTTCTGGTGCACCGTGCTGACCATGACCCTGCACACCGCCGCCTACATCGCCGAGATTTTGCGCGGCGCGTTGCAGTCGATCCCTAAAGGCGAGATCGAAGCGGCACGGGCGCTGGGCATGTCGCGGGGCAAGACCCTGTTCTACATAATGCTGCCGCGCGCCGCGCGGATCGGCCTGCCGGCCTACAGCAACGAAGTGATCCTGATGCTCAAGGCCAGCGCCCTGGCCAGTACCGTCACCCTGCTGGAACTGACCGGCATGGCGCGGACCATCATCGCCCGCACCTACCTGCCGGTGGAGATCTTCTTTGCCGCCGGGTTGTTCTACCTGGCGATCTCGTTTGTTTTGGTGCAAGGCTTCAAACTGCTGGAGCGCTGGTTGCGGGTAGACGCCTGCCAAGGGCGCTAA
- a CDS encoding type II toxin-antitoxin system RelE/ParE family toxin: protein MHILIQTETYKGWFAALRDARAQARINVRLRRIELGMLGDCKPVGEGVSEARINYGPGHRVYFVQRGYEVIILLAGGDKASQARDIKAALKLARDL from the coding sequence ATGCATATACTCATTCAAACCGAGACGTACAAAGGGTGGTTCGCTGCGTTGCGGGATGCTCGTGCGCAGGCGCGTATCAACGTGAGGCTGCGCCGAATCGAGCTTGGGATGCTGGGTGACTGTAAGCCAGTTGGTGAGGGAGTGTCCGAAGCGCGGATCAACTATGGCCCGGGCCATCGAGTCTACTTCGTTCAACGGGGCTACGAAGTGATCATCCTTTTGGCAGGTGGCGATAAAGCCAGCCAGGCGAGGGATATCAAAGCTGCACTCAAGCTTGCGCGCGATCTTTAG
- a CDS encoding oxidative damage protection protein: MTRTVMCRKYKEELPGLERPPYPGAKGQDIFDHISQKAWADWQKHQTMLINEKRLNMMNGEDRKFLQGEMDKFFAGEEYAQAEGYVPPAE, from the coding sequence ATGACCCGCACCGTGATGTGCCGCAAGTACAAAGAAGAACTCCCAGGCCTGGAGCGCCCGCCCTACCCAGGCGCCAAGGGCCAGGACATCTTCGATCACATCTCGCAGAAGGCCTGGGCCGACTGGCAGAAACACCAGACCATGCTGATCAACGAAAAGCGCCTGAACATGATGAATGGCGAGGACCGCAAATTCCTCCAGGGCGAGATGGACAAGTTTTTCGCCGGCGAAGAGTACGCCCAGGCGGAAGGCTACGTTCCACCGGCCGAATGA
- a CDS encoding IS110 family transposase, producing the protein MSSSVGIDVSSATLAVHIRPEGVNFSVSNDLKGFQLLVEKLGGYAVSMVLLEATGGYECNVLKALQDADFPVCRINPSRARDFAKSMGKRAKTDPIDAAVLAHLAEVMPPRPCQVMTPERALLRELLMQRDRFVQQRDDDKRRLKQARAPSVCLRLEQHIAYLKGEIRALEQEIAQQAAALPDDRVKQLTQVKGIGLITAGKLMALLPELGQVDKKEIAALVGVAPFNQDSGKQSGKRSIWGGRSQVRRALYMACWVVIRHNKDFCERYKALRAQGKCAKVSVVACMRVLIVRLNAMLKTGTPWKEQIAHS; encoded by the coding sequence ATGTCTTCCTCTGTCGGCATCGATGTTTCCAGTGCCACACTTGCTGTTCACATCCGCCCTGAGGGGGTGAACTTCAGTGTTTCCAATGACTTGAAGGGATTCCAACTGCTCGTCGAAAAGCTTGGCGGGTATGCAGTTTCAATGGTCTTGCTCGAAGCTACCGGTGGCTACGAGTGCAATGTCCTCAAAGCGCTGCAGGATGCCGATTTTCCGGTTTGCCGGATCAATCCCAGTCGTGCCCGGGACTTTGCCAAGTCGATGGGTAAACGCGCCAAGACCGATCCCATTGACGCAGCTGTTTTGGCTCACCTGGCTGAAGTTATGCCCCCACGGCCTTGCCAGGTGATGACACCCGAGCGGGCCTTGCTGCGCGAACTGCTTATGCAGCGGGATCGCTTCGTCCAACAGCGCGACGATGACAAGCGGCGCCTGAAGCAGGCGCGGGCTCCCAGTGTTTGTTTGCGGTTGGAACAACACATCGCCTATCTGAAGGGTGAAATTCGAGCGCTGGAACAAGAGATCGCACAGCAGGCAGCAGCTTTGCCTGATGATCGGGTTAAACAGCTCACTCAAGTCAAAGGAATTGGTCTGATTACTGCCGGAAAGCTGATGGCCTTGCTGCCAGAGCTGGGCCAGGTGGATAAGAAGGAAATTGCCGCCTTGGTCGGTGTTGCGCCGTTCAATCAGGACAGCGGCAAGCAGTCGGGCAAGCGTTCAATCTGGGGGGGACGCTCACAAGTCAGGCGGGCGCTCTATATGGCCTGCTGGGTGGTGATACGGCACAACAAGGACTTCTGCGAGCGCTACAAAGCACTGCGAGCCCAGGGGAAGTGCGCGAAAGTATCGGTGGTGGCGTGTATGCGAGTATTGATAGTGAGGCTAAATGCGATGCTCAAGACCGGAACGCCCTGGAAGGAGCAAATAGCTCATTCGTAG
- a CDS encoding ABC transporter permease: protein MNIDLHGFGPALAAGTLMTVKLALCALLLGLVLGLLGALAKTSPVKPLQWLGGFYSTLVRGVPELLWVLLIYFGTVGLMNSLGEALNMPGLELSAFAAGVIALGLCFGAYATEVFRGAILAIPKGHREAGLALGLSKARILSRIILPQMWRIALPGLGNLFMILMKDTALVSVIGLEEIMRHAQIGVTMTKEPFTFYMVAACIYLGLTVVAMTGMHFMEKRAARGFARAE from the coding sequence ATGAATATCGACCTGCACGGATTCGGTCCGGCCCTGGCGGCTGGCACTTTGATGACCGTAAAACTGGCGCTTTGCGCCCTGCTGCTGGGGCTAGTCCTGGGCCTGCTCGGTGCCCTCGCCAAAACGTCCCCGGTCAAGCCACTGCAATGGCTTGGTGGCTTCTACTCGACCCTGGTTCGCGGCGTGCCCGAACTGCTTTGGGTCCTGCTTATTTATTTCGGCACTGTCGGCCTGATGAACAGCCTCGGCGAGGCGCTCAACATGCCCGGCCTTGAGCTCAGTGCCTTCGCCGCCGGCGTCATCGCCCTCGGCCTGTGCTTCGGCGCGTACGCCACCGAAGTGTTCCGTGGCGCCATCCTGGCAATCCCCAAGGGCCACCGCGAAGCTGGCCTGGCGCTGGGCCTGTCCAAGGCGCGCATTCTGTCGCGGATCATCCTGCCGCAGATGTGGCGCATCGCCCTGCCCGGCCTGGGCAACTTGTTCATGATCCTGATGAAAGACACCGCGCTGGTCTCGGTCATCGGCCTGGAAGAAATCATGCGCCACGCGCAAATCGGCGTGACCATGACCAAGGAGCCGTTCACCTTCTACATGGTCGCGGCCTGCATCTACCTGGGCTTGACCGTCGTCGCCATGACCGGCATGCACTTCATGGAAAAACGCGCCGCTCGCGGCTTTGCGAGGGCTGAATAA
- a CDS encoding ABC transporter substrate-binding protein: MQTYKKFLLAAAATLVFSANAMAAEKLKMGIEAAYPPFNNKDASGQVVGFDKDIGDALCAKMKVECEVVTSDWDGIIPALNAKKFDFLISSLSITDERKQAVDFTDPYYSNKQQFIAPKNVDFKTDRASLKGKTIGTQRATQAATWLDDNGGMDGEFKVNLYDGQENAYLDLTSGRLDAILADKYANYDWLKSDAGKSFEFKGEPVNDSDKVGIAVRKGDNELRNKLNAALKEIVADGTYKKINDKYFPFSIY, encoded by the coding sequence ATGCAGACCTATAAGAAATTCCTCCTGGCCGCTGCCGCCACCCTGGTGTTCTCGGCAAATGCCATGGCAGCCGAAAAACTCAAAATGGGCATCGAGGCGGCTTACCCGCCCTTCAACAACAAGGATGCCAGCGGCCAGGTGGTCGGCTTTGACAAAGACATCGGCGACGCACTGTGCGCCAAGATGAAAGTCGAATGCGAAGTGGTCACCTCTGACTGGGACGGCATCATCCCGGCGCTGAACGCCAAGAAGTTCGACTTCCTGATCTCCTCGCTGTCGATCACCGATGAGCGCAAGCAGGCCGTCGACTTCACCGACCCGTACTACTCGAACAAACAGCAGTTCATCGCACCGAAAAACGTCGACTTCAAGACCGACCGCGCCTCGCTCAAAGGCAAGACCATCGGTACCCAGCGCGCCACCCAGGCAGCGACCTGGCTGGACGACAACGGCGGCATGGACGGCGAGTTCAAGGTCAACCTGTACGATGGCCAGGAAAACGCCTACCTGGACCTGACGTCCGGCCGCCTCGACGCCATCCTCGCCGACAAGTACGCCAACTACGACTGGCTGAAGTCCGACGCCGGCAAAAGCTTCGAGTTCAAAGGCGAACCGGTGAACGATAGCGACAAGGTCGGCATTGCCGTACGCAAAGGTGACAATGAGCTGCGCAACAAGCTCAATGCCGCACTCAAGGAAATTGTCGCCGACGGCACCTACAAAAAGATCAACGACAAGTACTTCCCGTTCAGCATCTATTGA
- the ppk2 gene encoding polyphosphate kinase 2, whose product MSEESTLLLPAPIPPRTRRPRQRKPEPTITQISQQPAALEVATAPKGSNEDSTRARLPASYPYRTRLQRQEYEKAKHALQIELLKVQSWVKDTGQRVVILFEGRDAAGKGGTIKRFMEHLNPRGARIVALEKPSEQEKGQWYFQRYVQHLPTAGEMVFFDRSWYNRAGVEKVMEFCTPLQYLEFMRQAPDLERMLCNSGILLFKYWFSVNREEQLRRFISRRDDPLKHWKLSPIDIKSLDKWDDYTAAKEAMFFHTDTADAPWTVIKSDDKKRARINCIRHFLHSLDYPGKDPAVAYAPDPSLVGRASRDFEEDEAPAVH is encoded by the coding sequence ATGAGCGAAGAATCCACCCTCCTGCTCCCCGCCCCAATCCCCCCTCGCACGCGTCGCCCACGTCAGCGCAAGCCCGAACCGACCATTACCCAGATCAGCCAGCAGCCCGCTGCACTGGAAGTGGCCACCGCCCCCAAAGGCAGCAACGAAGACAGCACCCGCGCACGCCTGCCAGCCAGCTACCCATACCGCACCCGCCTGCAACGCCAGGAATACGAAAAGGCCAAGCACGCGTTGCAGATCGAGCTGCTTAAAGTGCAGAGCTGGGTGAAGGACACTGGCCAGCGCGTGGTGATCTTGTTCGAAGGGCGGGACGCTGCGGGCAAAGGGGGCACCATCAAGCGCTTCATGGAGCACCTGAACCCGCGTGGTGCACGGATCGTGGCACTGGAGAAGCCCTCCGAGCAGGAAAAGGGCCAGTGGTACTTCCAGCGCTACGTCCAGCACCTGCCGACTGCAGGTGAAATGGTCTTCTTCGACCGCTCCTGGTACAACCGCGCCGGGGTCGAGAAGGTGATGGAGTTCTGCACGCCGCTGCAGTACCTCGAATTCATGCGCCAGGCGCCGGACCTTGAGCGCATGCTATGCAACAGCGGCATCCTGTTGTTCAAGTACTGGTTCTCGGTGAACCGCGAGGAGCAGCTACGGCGCTTCATCTCACGCCGCGACGACCCGCTCAAACACTGGAAGCTGTCGCCCATCGACATCAAGTCGCTGGACAAATGGGACGACTACACCGCAGCCAAAGAGGCGATGTTCTTCCATACCGATACCGCCGATGCACCGTGGACGGTGATCAAGTCCGATGACAAGAAGCGTGCGCGCATCAACTGCATACGGCACTTCCTGCATTCACTGGACTACCCAGGCAAGGACCCGGCCGTGGCGTATGCCCCCGACCCGTCACTGGTGGGGCGTGCGTCTCGTGACTTCGAAGAAGATGAAGCGCCAGCCGTCCACTGA
- a CDS encoding addiction module antidote protein: MTDIKLTKWDAVDHLKTEQDIALYLEACLEENDPALLAAALGDVARARGMAQLARDTGLTREGLYKALSAEGNPSLATIMKVMAALGVRLHAEVVQPQVAG, from the coding sequence ATGACAGATATCAAACTGACCAAATGGGATGCTGTGGACCATTTGAAGACCGAGCAAGACATAGCCTTGTACCTTGAGGCCTGTCTTGAAGAAAACGATCCAGCCTTGCTTGCCGCTGCGTTGGGTGATGTTGCCCGGGCGCGCGGGATGGCTCAGTTGGCCCGGGACACGGGGCTGACTCGCGAAGGCTTGTACAAGGCGCTCTCTGCAGAGGGTAACCCCAGCTTGGCGACCATCATGAAGGTCATGGCGGCGCTTGGAGTAAGGCTGCATGCTGAGGTGGTGCAGCCTCAGGTAGCGGGCTAG
- the gabP gene encoding GABA permease translates to MSGNNSNDLAQGLKSRHVTMLSIAGVIGAGLFVGSGHAIAAAGPAVLLAYAAAGTLVVLVMRMLGEMAIASPDTGSFSTYADRAIGRWAGFTIGWLYWWFWVLVIPLEANAAAAILHAWFPAVDLWAFSLVITLLLTLTNLCSVKNYGEFEFWFALLKVLAIIGFIVVGCVAMFGLVPGSQVSGVSHLFDTQGFMPNGLGAVLAAMLTTMFSFMGTEIVTIAAAESKDPGKQISRATNSVIWRICLFYLVSIFLVVALVPWNDPALAELGSYQTVLSRIGVPNAKLIVDIVVLIAVTSCLNSALYTSSRMLFSLGKRGDAPAMSQRTTKAGTPHVAVLMSTAAAFLCVFANYVAPAQVFEFLLASSGAIALLVYLVIAVSQLRMRSQREARGEKIAFKMWLFPGLTWATIAFIIAVLVVMGVGEDHRAEIIATALLSIGVVAAGLLVHRKREAAGRVALDN, encoded by the coding sequence ATGAGCGGTAACAATTCCAATGACCTCGCTCAGGGGCTCAAATCGCGGCATGTCACCATGCTGTCCATCGCTGGCGTAATTGGCGCCGGTCTGTTCGTGGGTTCCGGTCACGCCATCGCTGCTGCGGGCCCTGCCGTACTGCTGGCCTATGCTGCTGCCGGTACGTTGGTCGTGCTGGTCATGCGCATGCTTGGCGAGATGGCCATTGCTTCACCTGACACGGGTTCTTTTTCGACTTATGCCGACCGCGCCATTGGGCGTTGGGCCGGCTTCACCATCGGCTGGCTGTACTGGTGGTTCTGGGTGCTGGTGATCCCGCTGGAGGCCAACGCGGCCGCAGCCATTCTGCACGCCTGGTTCCCTGCCGTTGACCTGTGGGCCTTCTCCCTGGTCATCACCCTGCTGCTGACCCTGACCAACCTGTGCAGCGTGAAGAACTACGGTGAGTTCGAGTTCTGGTTCGCCTTGCTCAAGGTACTGGCGATCATCGGCTTCATCGTCGTGGGCTGCGTGGCCATGTTCGGCCTGGTGCCGGGCAGCCAGGTGAGCGGTGTCAGCCACCTGTTCGATACCCAAGGCTTCATGCCCAACGGCCTGGGCGCTGTGCTGGCCGCCATGCTGACCACCATGTTCTCGTTCATGGGTACCGAAATCGTCACCATCGCCGCTGCCGAGTCCAAAGACCCAGGCAAGCAGATCAGCCGCGCCACCAATTCGGTGATCTGGCGTATTTGCCTGTTCTACCTGGTGTCGATCTTCCTGGTCGTGGCGTTGGTGCCTTGGAACGATCCGGCCCTGGCTGAGCTGGGCTCCTACCAGACCGTGCTGAGCCGCATCGGTGTGCCGAATGCCAAGCTGATCGTCGACATCGTCGTGCTGATTGCCGTCACCAGCTGCCTGAACTCGGCGCTGTATACCTCGTCGCGCATGCTGTTCTCCCTGGGCAAGCGTGGCGATGCCCCAGCCATGTCGCAACGCACCACCAAGGCGGGTACTCCGCATGTGGCGGTACTGATGTCCACGGCGGCGGCGTTCCTGTGTGTGTTCGCCAACTATGTGGCGCCGGCCCAGGTGTTCGAGTTCCTGCTGGCAAGCTCTGGCGCCATTGCGCTGCTGGTGTACCTGGTGATCGCGGTCTCGCAACTGCGCATGCGCAGCCAGCGTGAAGCGCGTGGCGAGAAAATTGCCTTCAAGATGTGGCTGTTCCCGGGCCTGACCTGGGCGACCATCGCTTTCATCATTGCTGTGCTGGTGGTGATGGGGGTGGGTGAGGATCACCGTGCCGAGATCATCGCCACTGCTTTGCTGAGCATTGGTGTGGTGGCGGCCGGGCTGCTGGTGCATCGCAAGCGCGAAGCGGCTGGGCGGGTGGCGCTGGATAACTGA
- the mutY gene encoding A/G-specific adenine glycosylase translates to MSPEQFSSAVLDWYDEHGRHDLPWQQGITPYRVWVSEIMLQQTQVSTVLNYFDRFMQALPTVQALAEAPEDEVLHLWTGLGYYTRARNLQKAAKIVVEQHGGEFPRSVEQLTELPGIGRSTAGAIASISMGIRAPILDGNVKRVLARYTAQAGYPGEPKVANQLWASAERFTPLTRANHYTQAMMDMGATLCTRSKPSCLICPLQRGCEAHLHGEETRYPEPKPRKALPQRRTLMPLLANHEGAILLYRRPSSGLWGGLWSLPELENLEQLDDLVYQHGLRLADSRALDGLTHTFSHFQLAIEPWLVRVDPVGQHVADPDWLWYNLATPPRLGLAAPVKKLLKRAADELIAGDAR, encoded by the coding sequence ATGAGCCCCGAGCAGTTCTCCAGCGCCGTGCTCGACTGGTATGACGAGCACGGCCGACACGATCTGCCCTGGCAACAGGGCATCACCCCGTACCGGGTGTGGGTGTCGGAAATCATGTTGCAGCAGACCCAGGTCAGCACCGTGCTCAACTACTTCGACCGCTTCATGCAGGCCCTGCCCACCGTGCAGGCCCTGGCCGAAGCGCCGGAGGACGAAGTGCTGCACCTGTGGACGGGCCTGGGCTACTACACCCGCGCCCGCAACCTGCAAAAGGCGGCGAAGATCGTCGTCGAGCAGCATGGCGGCGAGTTTCCACGTAGCGTCGAGCAACTCACCGAACTGCCTGGCATCGGCCGCTCCACTGCCGGTGCCATCGCCAGCATCAGCATGGGCATCCGTGCGCCGATCCTGGACGGCAACGTCAAGCGCGTGCTGGCCCGCTATACCGCCCAGGCGGGCTACCCCGGCGAGCCCAAGGTGGCCAACCAGCTGTGGGCCAGCGCCGAGCGCTTCACCCCGCTGACCCGCGCCAACCATTACACCCAGGCGATGATGGACATGGGCGCCACGCTGTGTACCCGCAGCAAGCCCAGCTGCCTGATCTGCCCGCTGCAACGTGGCTGCGAAGCGCACCTGCACGGCGAAGAGACCCGCTACCCCGAGCCCAAGCCACGCAAAGCGCTGCCGCAACGGCGGACGCTGATGCCACTGTTGGCCAACCACGAAGGCGCGATCCTGCTTTACCGCCGCCCTTCCAGCGGCTTGTGGGGCGGTTTGTGGAGCTTGCCGGAGCTGGAGAACCTCGAACAACTCGACGACCTCGTCTACCAGCACGGCCTGCGCCTGGCAGATAGCCGCGCACTAGACGGCCTGACCCACACCTTTAGCCACTTCCAGCTGGCGATCGAGCCTTGGCTGGTGAGGGTCGACCCGGTCGGCCAGCACGTGGCCGACCCCGACTGGCTCTGGTATAACCTCGCCACCCCGCCGCGCCTGGGCCTCGCCGCCCCGGTCAAGAAGTTGCTCAAACGCGCGGCCGACGAACTGATTGCAGGAGATGCCCGATGA
- a CDS encoding AsmA family protein: MKAFGKILGLGLLGLLLIIVALGFALTHLFDPNDYKDEIRQLARDKAHVELTLNGDIGWSLFPWLGLELHEASIATLNKPKEPFADLQMLGLSVRVLPLLRREVQMSDVRVEGLNLTLARDEHGHGNWEDIGKPLPAPTGAPATTPAQAPTEQAPAQADSGSERAVKLDIDSLTVNNARVQYTDAKSGQSYSAESIQLSTGPVHEGANIPLKASAFLSASQPNIKARTELAGELRFDRKLKRYNLEDMRLSGETSGEPLAGKTVTFAAQGQLLVDLAANVASWNGLKISANQLRALGELNLRDLDKAPQLSGGLSIAQFDLRTFLDGIGRPLPATNDPAAFTKLELVTRLQGTPNSLALADLAVKLDDSTFSGRVAVEDFAKQALRLQLKADTFDADRYLPAKSEEAKGATAARQAEVKQQEASAVAGVGSSPLPNAPTQVAWSDDKLLPVDRLRALDLQADLSFGSLTLDKLPIQDAQLKAIGQGGLVTLQTLRGELYNGTFEAKGTVDVRPAVPQLGVNTRIERVPVEHFIKIEGKEQTPPVKGLLTLTSDLTATGNSQKALVDTLNGNANFTINDGVLVNANLEQQLCQAIATLNRKSLSGEPRAKDTPFQELRGSLVVRNGVASNPDLKARIPGLTVNGHGDVDLRVLGMDYNVGVIVEGDQRAMPDPACQVNQRYVGVEVPLRCRGPLELGAKACRLDQDGMGKVAAKLAGNRLKDKIDEKLDEKLGDKVSPEVKDALKGLFKR, from the coding sequence ATGAAAGCGTTCGGCAAAATCCTGGGACTGGGGCTTCTCGGGTTGCTGCTGATCATCGTGGCGTTGGGCTTCGCCCTGACCCACCTCTTCGATCCCAACGACTATAAAGACGAGATTCGCCAGCTGGCGCGCGACAAGGCTCATGTCGAGCTGACCCTCAACGGTGACATAGGCTGGAGCCTGTTCCCGTGGCTGGGCCTGGAGCTGCACGAAGCAAGCATCGCCACCTTGAACAAACCCAAGGAGCCGTTCGCCGACCTGCAGATGCTCGGTCTGTCGGTGCGTGTGCTGCCGCTGCTGCGCCGCGAGGTGCAGATGAGCGACGTGCGCGTCGAGGGCCTGAACCTGACCCTGGCCCGTGACGAACACGGCCACGGCAACTGGGAAGACATCGGCAAGCCATTGCCGGCACCCACCGGCGCGCCTGCCACAACACCGGCCCAGGCACCAACCGAGCAGGCCCCGGCGCAAGCCGATAGCGGCAGCGAGCGTGCGGTCAAACTCGACATCGACAGCCTGACCGTGAACAACGCCCGTGTGCAGTACACCGATGCCAAAAGCGGCCAGAGCTACAGCGCCGAAAGCATTCAGCTAAGCACCGGCCCGGTCCACGAAGGGGCGAACATTCCGCTCAAGGCCAGTGCGTTCCTGAGTGCCAGCCAGCCGAACATCAAGGCCCGCACCGAGCTTGCCGGCGAACTGCGTTTCGACCGCAAGCTAAAACGCTACAACCTTGAAGACATGCGCCTGTCGGGCGAGACCTCGGGCGAACCGCTGGCCGGCAAGACCGTGACCTTCGCCGCCCAGGGCCAACTGCTGGTAGACCTGGCGGCCAATGTTGCCTCGTGGAACGGCCTGAAAATTTCGGCCAACCAGCTGCGAGCGCTGGGCGAGCTGAACCTGCGCGACCTGGACAAGGCGCCGCAACTCAGCGGTGGCCTGTCCATCGCCCAGTTCGATCTGCGCACCTTCCTCGATGGCATCGGCCGCCCGTTGCCGGCGACCAACGACCCGGCCGCATTCACCAAACTGGAGCTGGTCACCCGCCTGCAAGGCACGCCAAACAGCCTGGCCCTGGCGGACCTGGCGGTGAAGCTGGACGACAGCACCTTCAGCGGCCGCGTGGCCGTCGAAGACTTCGCCAAGCAGGCCCTGCGCCTGCAGCTCAAGGCCGATACCTTCGACGCCGACCGCTACCTGCCGGCCAAGAGCGAAGAAGCCAAGGGCGCTACCGCCGCGCGCCAGGCCGAGGTCAAGCAACAGGAAGCCAGCGCCGTTGCCGGTGTCGGCAGCTCACCCCTGCCCAACGCTCCGACCCAGGTCGCCTGGAGTGACGACAAGCTGCTGCCGGTGGACCGCCTGCGTGCCCTGGACCTGCAGGCCGACCTGAGCTTCGGCTCGCTGACCCTGGACAAGCTGCCCATCCAAGATGCTCAGCTCAAGGCCATCGGCCAAGGCGGCCTGGTGACCCTGCAGACCCTGCGCGGCGAGCTCTACAACGGCACCTTCGAGGCCAAGGGCACCGTCGATGTACGCCCTGCTGTGCCGCAGCTTGGCGTCAACACCCGGATCGAGCGGGTACCGGTAGAGCACTTCATCAAGATCGAGGGCAAAGAGCAGACGCCACCGGTCAAGGGCCTGCTGACCCTGACCAGCGACCTGACCGCGACCGGCAACAGCCAGAAGGCGCTGGTCGATACCCTCAATGGCAACGCCAACTTCACCATCAACGATGGCGTACTGGTCAATGCCAACCTTGAACAGCAACTGTGCCAGGCCATCGCCACGCTCAACCGCAAGTCGCTCAGCGGCGAACCCCGCGCCAAGGACACGCCCTTCCAGGAACTGCGTGGCAGCCTGGTGGTGCGCAATGGCGTGGCCAGCAACCCAGACCTCAAGGCACGCATCCCAGGCCTCACCGTCAACGGCCACGGCGACGTCGACCTGCGCGTACTGGGCATGGACTACAACGTCGGCGTGATCGTCGAGGGTGACCAGCGCGCCATGCCGGACCCGGCCTGCCAGGTCAACCAGCGCTATGTCGGCGTTGAAGTGCCGCTGCGCTGCCGCGGCCCGCTGGAGCTTGGCGCCAAGGCCTGCCGCCTGGACCAGGACGGCATGGGCAAGGTTGCCGCCAAACTGGCCGGCAACCGCCTCAAAGACAAGATCGATGAAAAACTCGACGAGAAACTCGGAGACAAAGTGAGCCCGGAAGTGAAAGACGCGCTCAAGGGGCTGTTCAAGCGATGA